One stretch of Euphorbia lathyris chromosome 7, ddEupLath1.1, whole genome shotgun sequence DNA includes these proteins:
- the LOC136234667 gene encoding protein PIGMENT DEFECTIVE 338, chloroplastic isoform X2, with product MQTLLHVCKSPSLLNSSLPLNTGYNSPLHCKCFKSSSFRLFPSIGYFNVLSFSKHFQLWRSSHISLCSPNDSFDDFSSTQLPEKPQNDRNQENDELELLNKPSPLAIDNELEVVEESSKESIKDEALAPFLKFFKPKDSPEDNINGEEDELSVIEGESDVSNEDKEVKKVIVDYYEPKPGDFVVGVVVSGNENKLDVNIGADLLGTMLTKEVLPLYAKEMEYLLCDMEKDAEAFMVRGKMGIVKDEAAISGAPGPGRPVVETGTVLYAEVLGRTLSGRPLLSTRRFFRRIAWNRVRQIKELNEPIEVKITEWNTGGLLTRIEGLRAFLPKAELMSRVNNFKELKENEMLNLREGTLLEGTVKKIFSYGAQVRIGETNRSGLVHISNITRNRVSSVNDILKVDEKVKVVVTKSMFPSKISLSIADLESEPGLFLTNKEKVYAEAEEMANKYRKRLPARKSPSPPTNTIGFESEATIYANWEWFKFERD from the exons ATGCAAACTTTGCTCCATGTCTGTAAGTCTCCATCTCTGCTAAATTCTTCTTTGCCACTTAATACCGGTTACAACTCTCCGCTTCATTGCAAATGCTTCAAATCCTCAAGTTTTCGCTTATTTCCTTCTATTGGGTATTTCAATGTACTGTCATTTTCCAAGCATTTTCAACTTTGGAGAAGTAGCCACATCTCCTTGTGCTCTCCAAATGATTCTTTTGATGATTTCTCAAGTACCCAATTGCCTGAAAAGCCCCAAAATGATAGAAATCAAGAGAATGACGAGCTTGAATTGCTGAATAAGCCGTCTCCACTTGCTATAGATAATGAGTTAGAAGTAGTTGAGGAGTCTTCTAAAGAATCTATCAAGGATGAGGCTTTAGCCCCTTTCTTGAAGTTCTTTAAGCCTAAAGATTCGCCAGAGGATAACATAAACGGGGAGGAGGATGAATTGAGTGTTATAGAGGGGGAAAGTGATGTAAGTAATGAAGATAAGGAAGTTAAGAAGGTTATTGTGGACTATTATGAGCCAAAACCGGGTGATTTTGTTGTTGGTGTTGTGGTTTCAGGTAATGAGAATAAGCTTGATGTGAATATTGGGGCAGACTTGTTGGGTACAATGTTGACAAAGGAAGTGTTGCCTTTGTATGCCAAAGAGATGGAATATTTGTTGTGTGATATGGAGAAAGATGCTGAGGCTTTTATGGTTAGGGGAAAGATGGGAATTGTGAAGGATGAGGCTGCTATAAGTGGTGCACCAGGGCCAGGGAGGCCTGTTGTAGAGACTGGAACTGTGCTATATGCTGAAGTTCTTGGAAGGACTCTGAGCGGCCGTCCATTGCTTTCAACCAGACGTTTTTTCCGCCGGATAGCTTGGAATCGAGTGAGGCAG ATAAAAGAACTAAATGAACCTATTGAGGTTAAGATTACAGAGTGGAATACTGGTGGACTCCTTACAAGGATTGAG GGATTGCGGGCTTTCCTCCCTAAAGCTGAGCTAATGAGCAGAGTTAACAACTTCAAGGAGTTAAAAgaaaat GAAATGTTAAACCTTCGGGAAGGAACGCTTCTTGAAGGAACAGTTAAGAAAATATTTTCATATGGAGCACAAGTAAGAATTGGTGAAACTAATAGAAG TGGGCTTGTGCATATCTCGAACATTACTCGGAACCGAGTTAGTTCTGTCAATGACATACTTAAAGTTGATGAAAAGGTTAAAGTTGTCGTAACCAAGTCGATGTTTCCTAGCAAAATTTCACTAAG TATTGCTGATCTTGAGAGCGAGCCAGGGCTATTCCTGACAAACAAAGAG AAAGTGTATGCTGAGGCAGAAGAGATGGCAAACAAGTACCGGAAAAGGCTACCAGCTCGTAAGTCGCCTTCACCTCCTACTAATACCATTGGTTTTGAGAGTGAAGCAACAATATACGCAAATTGGGAGTGGTTCAAATTTGAAAGAGATTAA
- the LOC136234667 gene encoding protein PIGMENT DEFECTIVE 338, chloroplastic isoform X1 translates to MQTLLHVCKSPSLLNSSLPLNTGYNSPLHCKCFKSSSFRLFPSIGYFNVLSFSKHFQLWRSSHISLCSPNDSFDDFSSTQLPEKPQNDRNQENDELELLNKPSPLAIDNELEVVEESSKESIKDEALAPFLKFFKPKDSPEDNINGEEDELSVIEGESDVSNEDKEVKKVIVDYYEPKPGDFVVGVVVSGNENKLDVNIGADLLGTMLTKEVLPLYAKEMEYLLCDMEKDAEAFMVRGKMGIVKDEAAISGAPGPGRPVVETGTVLYAEVLGRTLSGRPLLSTRRFFRRIAWNRVRQIKELNEPIEVKITEWNTGGLLTRIEGLRAFLPKAELMSRVNNFKELKENVGRQLYVLITRIDEGNNDLILSEKDAWEMLNLREGTLLEGTVKKIFSYGAQVRIGETNRSGLVHISNITRNRVSSVNDILKVDEKVKVVVTKSMFPSKISLSIADLESEPGLFLTNKEKVYAEAEEMANKYRKRLPARKSPSPPTNTIGFESEATIYANWEWFKFERD, encoded by the exons ATGCAAACTTTGCTCCATGTCTGTAAGTCTCCATCTCTGCTAAATTCTTCTTTGCCACTTAATACCGGTTACAACTCTCCGCTTCATTGCAAATGCTTCAAATCCTCAAGTTTTCGCTTATTTCCTTCTATTGGGTATTTCAATGTACTGTCATTTTCCAAGCATTTTCAACTTTGGAGAAGTAGCCACATCTCCTTGTGCTCTCCAAATGATTCTTTTGATGATTTCTCAAGTACCCAATTGCCTGAAAAGCCCCAAAATGATAGAAATCAAGAGAATGACGAGCTTGAATTGCTGAATAAGCCGTCTCCACTTGCTATAGATAATGAGTTAGAAGTAGTTGAGGAGTCTTCTAAAGAATCTATCAAGGATGAGGCTTTAGCCCCTTTCTTGAAGTTCTTTAAGCCTAAAGATTCGCCAGAGGATAACATAAACGGGGAGGAGGATGAATTGAGTGTTATAGAGGGGGAAAGTGATGTAAGTAATGAAGATAAGGAAGTTAAGAAGGTTATTGTGGACTATTATGAGCCAAAACCGGGTGATTTTGTTGTTGGTGTTGTGGTTTCAGGTAATGAGAATAAGCTTGATGTGAATATTGGGGCAGACTTGTTGGGTACAATGTTGACAAAGGAAGTGTTGCCTTTGTATGCCAAAGAGATGGAATATTTGTTGTGTGATATGGAGAAAGATGCTGAGGCTTTTATGGTTAGGGGAAAGATGGGAATTGTGAAGGATGAGGCTGCTATAAGTGGTGCACCAGGGCCAGGGAGGCCTGTTGTAGAGACTGGAACTGTGCTATATGCTGAAGTTCTTGGAAGGACTCTGAGCGGCCGTCCATTGCTTTCAACCAGACGTTTTTTCCGCCGGATAGCTTGGAATCGAGTGAGGCAG ATAAAAGAACTAAATGAACCTATTGAGGTTAAGATTACAGAGTGGAATACTGGTGGACTCCTTACAAGGATTGAG GGATTGCGGGCTTTCCTCCCTAAAGCTGAGCTAATGAGCAGAGTTAACAACTTCAAGGAGTTAAAAgaaaat GTGGGTCGCCAATTATATGTGTTGATTACTCGAATAGATGAGGGCAACAATGATTTGATTCTGAGCGAAAAGGACGCTTGG GAAATGTTAAACCTTCGGGAAGGAACGCTTCTTGAAGGAACAGTTAAGAAAATATTTTCATATGGAGCACAAGTAAGAATTGGTGAAACTAATAGAAG TGGGCTTGTGCATATCTCGAACATTACTCGGAACCGAGTTAGTTCTGTCAATGACATACTTAAAGTTGATGAAAAGGTTAAAGTTGTCGTAACCAAGTCGATGTTTCCTAGCAAAATTTCACTAAG TATTGCTGATCTTGAGAGCGAGCCAGGGCTATTCCTGACAAACAAAGAG AAAGTGTATGCTGAGGCAGAAGAGATGGCAAACAAGTACCGGAAAAGGCTACCAGCTCGTAAGTCGCCTTCACCTCCTACTAATACCATTGGTTTTGAGAGTGAAGCAACAATATACGCAAATTGGGAGTGGTTCAAATTTGAAAGAGATTAA